The following are encoded together in the Weissella soli genome:
- the pyrF gene encoding orotidine-5'-phosphate decarboxylase, producing the protein MTKPVFIALDFETVIAAKQFLTVFQQTTKPAVKVGMELFYAEGGYAFVRELKVAGFTVFLDLKMYDIPSTVQKAAVNVGKLGVDYVTVHAAGGARMLAGAVAGLRMGAQAAGHTTIPKALAITQLTSFSEEEMHTTQLVGVSLRESVVHLAKLAYQAGVAGTISSAYESDDIHAATAAEFLSITPGIRFAGDAVGDQSRVVTPARAAAMGANGIVVGRSITQAVDAVVAYTRALNELNGEDA; encoded by the coding sequence ATGACTAAACCAGTCTTTATTGCCTTAGATTTTGAGACGGTGATTGCCGCCAAGCAATTTTTGACAGTGTTTCAGCAAACGACTAAGCCTGCTGTCAAGGTGGGCATGGAATTATTTTATGCCGAGGGTGGGTACGCGTTTGTACGAGAACTCAAGGTGGCTGGCTTTACAGTATTCTTAGATTTAAAAATGTATGATATTCCTAGTACGGTCCAAAAGGCCGCCGTTAATGTGGGTAAATTAGGGGTTGATTACGTCACGGTCCACGCTGCGGGGGGCGCGCGCATGTTAGCAGGTGCAGTGGCTGGCTTACGGATGGGGGCGCAGGCAGCAGGCCACACTACTATACCCAAGGCCTTGGCCATTACGCAACTGACATCGTTTAGCGAGGAAGAAATGCACACCACGCAATTGGTTGGTGTGTCATTGCGCGAATCGGTTGTCCACTTAGCAAAATTAGCTTACCAAGCGGGCGTGGCCGGGACGATTTCGTCAGCTTATGAATCTGATGATATTCACGCAGCCACTGCAGCCGAGTTTTTGTCGATTACCCCCGGTATTCGGTTCGCTGGCGATGCTGTGGGTGACCAATCACGGGTAGTCACGCCAGCCAGGGCTGCTGCGATGGGCGCCAATGGCATTGTTGTTGGTCGTTCAATTACACAAGCAGTTGATGCAGTGGTAGCTTACACACGGGCACTTAATGAATTAAATGGAGAAGACGCATGA
- the pyrE gene encoding orotate phosphoribosyltransferase, which translates to MIDYKKAVAESLLDIEAVKFQPNEPFTWASGLKSPIYTDNRLAIAFPAVRNLIAAGLADLIKTHYPDVEIIGGVATAGIPYAAWVAQIMDLPMIYVRSKPKDHGAGKQIEGVLTAGQKIVLIDDLISTGGSVLGTVAAARREGGTVLGVVSIFSYELAAADDNFGAVQTPFASLTTYSALIAAAQAKGLIVESDLETLHQWRENPSAWHKS; encoded by the coding sequence ATGATTGATTATAAGAAAGCGGTAGCAGAAAGTTTGCTAGATATTGAAGCGGTGAAGTTCCAACCCAACGAACCGTTTACGTGGGCTTCAGGTTTAAAAAGTCCCATCTACACAGATAATCGGCTGGCGATTGCTTTTCCTGCTGTGCGTAACCTCATTGCGGCTGGCCTAGCTGATTTAATCAAGACTCACTATCCAGATGTTGAAATTATTGGTGGCGTCGCTACTGCTGGTATTCCATACGCGGCCTGGGTGGCACAAATCATGGATTTACCAATGATTTATGTCCGATCAAAGCCTAAGGATCATGGGGCAGGCAAGCAGATCGAAGGCGTGTTGACAGCAGGTCAAAAAATTGTACTCATTGATGATCTTATTTCAACCGGTGGGTCAGTGTTAGGGACGGTGGCGGCCGCTCGACGTGAAGGGGGCACGGTGCTTGGGGTGGTTTCCATCTTTTCATATGAGTTGGCGGCCGCGGATGATAATTTTGGGGCTGTGCAAACCCCATTCGCATCATTGACGACCTATTCAGCGTTAATTGCCGCCGCCCAAGCCAAGGGCTTGATTGTCGAGAGCGATTTAGAAACGCTTCATCAGTGGCGCGAAAATCCAAGTGCATGGCATAAATCGTAA
- a CDS encoding type B 50S ribosomal protein L31, whose amino-acid sequence MQAGIHPEYRQVVFVDTTTGAKFLAGSTVDSQDTVEFEGASYPMIRIETSSDSHPFYTGKAKFTQADGAVDKFNKKYGLA is encoded by the coding sequence ATGCAAGCAGGAATTCATCCAGAATACCGTCAAGTTGTATTCGTTGATACTACTACTGGTGCTAAGTTCTTGGCAGGTTCAACTGTGGACTCACAAGACACTGTTGAATTTGAAGGCGCATCATACCCAATGATTCGTATCGAAACTTCATCAGATTCACACCCATTCTACACTGGTAAGGCTAAGTTTACTCAAGCTGACGGAGCTGTTGACAAGTTTAACAAGAAGTACGGTTTGGCTTAA
- a CDS encoding dihydroorotate dehydrogenase produces the protein MSEKRLAVKLPGLDLKNPIMPSSGSLYYGLDHLDDFDLSKLGALVLKTTTVAERSGNPQPWIIGAAAGVMNSVGLANPGMEKVKRDFLPELAQALPNTPKMLSLAGESVAEYQQLAAFFGNDPYLDALEINLSCPNVDQGGLEFGVDPATAAAVITACRAVTDKPIYAKLSPNVTDIKPIAKAVEAAGAAGIVLINTVVGMSLDLNTRTPKLYRGTGGISGAAIHPIAVRFVYEARQAVKIPIIGVGGIESIDDVLELMLAGADAVQVGHANAVDPQIMEKLIDQLPAALDKYGFETVRDVTHGLKKFPVSVAEWNEVQHD, from the coding sequence ATGTCAGAGAAGCGTTTAGCAGTTAAGTTACCGGGGTTAGATTTAAAGAATCCAATTATGCCATCATCGGGTTCTTTGTACTATGGCTTAGATCATTTAGATGATTTTGATCTGAGCAAGTTGGGCGCCTTAGTTTTGAAGACCACCACCGTGGCAGAACGGTCCGGTAATCCACAGCCCTGGATTATCGGTGCAGCGGCAGGTGTCATGAATTCAGTTGGCTTGGCAAATCCAGGTATGGAGAAAGTAAAGCGTGATTTTCTGCCTGAACTTGCCCAGGCATTGCCAAACACGCCTAAGATGTTGTCATTAGCAGGTGAATCGGTGGCAGAGTATCAACAATTAGCCGCATTTTTTGGTAATGATCCTTACTTAGATGCCCTCGAAATTAATTTAAGTTGCCCAAATGTTGATCAGGGCGGATTGGAATTTGGCGTTGATCCCGCTACTGCAGCTGCCGTGATTACTGCGTGTCGGGCGGTAACTGATAAGCCCATCTATGCCAAGTTGTCACCAAATGTGACCGATATCAAACCAATTGCCAAGGCAGTAGAAGCTGCCGGGGCCGCTGGTATTGTGTTGATTAATACCGTGGTGGGGATGAGTTTGGACTTAAACACACGGACCCCCAAGTTATATCGGGGAACTGGGGGTATTTCTGGGGCGGCGATTCACCCTATCGCAGTGCGTTTCGTCTATGAGGCTCGTCAAGCGGTTAAGATTCCCATCATCGGTGTGGGCGGGATTGAATCAATTGATGATGTCTTAGAATTAATGCTGGCCGGGGCTGACGCGGTGCAAGTGGGCCATGCCAATGCCGTTGATCCACAAATTATGGAAAAATTGATTGACCAATTGCCAGCGGCATTGGATAAATATGGTTTTGAAACAGTGCGTGATGTGACACACGGCTTGAAGAAATTTCCGGTATCAGTGGCTGAATGGAATGAGGTGCAGCATGACTAA